A single window of Pseudomonadota bacterium DNA harbors:
- a CDS encoding RidA family protein: protein MIARIETDTRMSLAVVRGDTAYLSGVCGEGPDITTQTRNALAEVDRLLALAGTDATQALSAQIWLADMQAFEAMNTVWDAWVTPGNAPARACVESRLAGPEWLVEISVVAHVPGGRP, encoded by the coding sequence ATGATCGCCCGCATCGAGACCGACACCCGCATGAGCCTCGCCGTGGTGCGCGGCGACACCGCCTACCTCTCCGGCGTGTGCGGCGAGGGACCGGATATCACCACGCAAACCCGCAACGCGTTGGCTGAGGTGGACCGACTGCTGGCGCTGGCCGGAACGGACGCAACGCAGGCGCTCAGCGCGCAGATCTGGCTCGCCGACATGCAGGCCTTCGAGGCGATGAACACGGTGTGGGATGCGTGGGTCACGCCCGGCAACGCACCCGCGCGCGCCTGTGTGGAGAGCCGTTTGGCGGGCCCGGAGTGGTTGGTCGAAATCAGTGTGGTCGCACACGTGCCGGGCGGCAGACCCTGA